CCTGAGCGGATGCAGCAGCTGAATTTCCTGCCAGTCTTCCGCTGCGAGCTCTATCTCCTCTGCCGTCTCCGTCCCCGGAAGCAGCAGAATGCCCCGCACCTTCCATGGACGTCCGTTGATCCGCTCTGGAATGAAATCCGCCGCCTTGCCCCCGTAAGAGAGCCGGACCTTGATTCCCCAGCTTAGGGCCTGCTCCATTACCTTTTGCGCTGTGGTGACATGATACTGCCTCCACTGGTTGAACCACATCTGCGGCACGGCCTCCTCACCCGGCAGCTCCAGCATAGGGGGGCCGCTGCTGTCCAGCGGCAGGAGCTTCGGGGACGGTCCCGTTCCCAGCAGGCCCCGTTCCCCGGCTGCGGCAGGAAGCACGTAACGCTGCCCTGACCCGGACAATTCAAACAGCTGGGGATAGGGGGCAGGCCCGTTCAGTTCCCTTGCCCTTACGGACGGCGCCAGACCGGCGGCGGCAAGCTCCTTGCGCAGCTGCCCGGCAGCCTCCGGCCGGACGATGAAGTGGAGCGGGCCGATCCGGGTAACAATATCCTGCAGCCGGGGATGGGCGGCGATTATCTCGCTCTCCTGCTCTCCGGCGCAGGACAGCAGAAGAACCTCCGCCAGCTCAGTCCGCCCGATCGCTCTGGCCCACTGCCGGAGCGCCAGTAGGGCCTGCTCCGGCAATCCTCCGGCGGCATGGGCGTTCAGCCAGGAGATCACCTCACCCGGAGCGAAGCCCTGGTCCGCTGCCGCCTCCAGCCGCTCCCGGGTCAACCGGAAGCTCCAGAGATCCTCGTGATGTATTAGCTCCGCACACCCGGCCAAGGTCCAACGCACCGTATAAGAGACCTCCGGCGGAACCAGCACCTCAAAATCCGGCTGGACAATGAAACCGGGGGATGCAGAAGCCAGTGCTTGCGGCAGGGAACTCCGCGCGGCTTCAGCTGCTACGGGGCTCTGCGGGCTGAGGACGGTATCTTGGGCTTCGGCGGCGCTGTCTAGAATTCCTTGGCTATTGGCGGACATGGTTGGGTTGCTACTAGCTGTTTCCGGGACACTGTCTGCTTCCTCTCCCCCCTCTTGATGCTGCAGGGTTGTTCCTAGACTACATTCCGTTAGCTTCGGTTTCACTGCCTTCCAGCGGAAGCACGCCTCCCCTTCCGCTGAAAATCCCAGCTCACACCAGCCAAAGGCGGCCAGAAGGCAAATCCAGGCATGTGCTGCCTGTTTAAGCTCTGAGTCTGAATCTGAGTCAGACCCTGCCGTTTCCGGTACAAGCTGCTCCCCGGCAAGACCATTCTGTCTCATCCAGCTTAGAACAGGCGCTACTGCAAACCACTTGTCCGGCCAAAACTCCGTTACCGAAAGCAAGTGTCTGAAATGCTGCTCTTCAGGCAGCGGAGCACCATAACGGCTGATGATCAAGGTATAGAGCGTATCCGTCATCTCTTGTGCGGTAAGAGCCAACCAGCGTTGCAGCATTGGTCTGTCTACTACATACCCGCTGTTGTCGCGGGTAATCAACCCTAGTACGCTCAGCAGATCAATGATTAATGTAACCGGCAGCGGATAGCTCTGGTGACCTGCGGAGGACTCAAGCAAGGCCAGATACTCCTCAGGTATGGACAACCTTCCGGCTAACCGGCTAAGCTGCTTCTTATGTATCACTCCCTTAGATGTCAGAGGCAGACCTTCCTGGGCTATGAACAGCAGGCCTTGAAATATCTCCCCTGCCAGCTCTGAACACGCCGCATGCTTAACCTGGACTGCCCCCTCCACCTGTTCCTGCGGGCAGTCCGCCCAGAAGCTCCTCAGGATCAAGGGATACTGCTGCTGCGGAATCTGATACAGCCGCTCGCCCCATACCTTTTGCCGCAGCTCCAGCATCCCTGTGTGAAGCAGTTCCTTCAGGGCCAGCATCTGCTCGGCCCTGCACAGGAGTTCAGGCCGCAGACGCTCTACAGAATCCGCTGTACATGGCGAAGCCGCATGCTCTGCCGCTATCCGCAGCAGTACTTCACAGGCGTCCGAAGACAGTCTGCTAATATCATCTGCCGGTTCCAGTTCCATCAGAGAACAGCTCCTTCCGCCGGGTCCAGCATCCGGACCCCGTATTCGTAGCCTTGCTCAGTCAGAAACATCCGGCGGCGCAGGGCGAAGTCCTGCTCCCGGCTGTCTCCCGTGACCAGCGTGTAGAAATACGCCCGGTTATCCCCCGGCTTCGGACGAAGAATGCGCCCCAACCGCTGAGCCTCCTCCTGGCGGGAACCGAAGGCGCCGGATACCTCAATTGCCACCGAGGCATCCGGCAGATTCACGGCAAAGTTCGCTACCTTGGAGACAATCAGCACCGGCAGCTTGCCTTCATTGAACGCAGCGTAGAGCGCGTTCCGTTCCTTCTGTGGAGTCTTCCCTGTGATCAGCGGGGCCGCAAGCGCCTCTGCCAACTGCTCTAACTGGTCCAGATACTGGCCGATCACCAGTATCGCCGCTGCGGGATGCGCCGCTGCAATCTGCGCTGCAGCCTGCGCCTTGGCCTGGTTGCCCGCCGCCAGCCGGAACTGCTCCTTCGCCCCGGCATACATATACTGCTGCCGCAGCTTCTGGTTCATCGGGACGATGACCTCGATGCAATCGACAGCCGCAATCCACCCCTGCCGCTCCAGCACCTTCCAGGGCAGGTCATAACATCTCGGGCCGATCAGGGAGAATACATCCCCCTCCCGTCCGTCCTCCCGGACCAGCGTTGCTGTCAGCCCCAGCCGCCGCGTAGCCTGAATATCTGCGGTCGCCCGAAAGACAGGTGCCGGAAGCAGATGGACCTCGTCATAGATAATCAGCCCCCAGTTCCGTTCATGGAACAGATTCATGTGGACAAACGCTCCTCCCTTGGAGCGCCTGTGGGTCAGCATCTGATAGGTTGCAACGGTTACAGGCCGTACCTCCCGGTGCTCTCCCGTGTATTCCCCGACCTCATCTTCGCTCAGCGTGGTCCGCAGCAGCAGCTCCCCGCGCCACTGTTCTACAGAAGTCGTGCTCGAAGTAAGGATCAGCGTCTCACACTGCAGCTGCTCTAATACTGCAAGACCGACAACTGTCTTGCCTGCCCCGCAGGGTAGCACGACCACACCGCTGCCGCCATGTCCTCCGGTCCCCTGAAATTGGCGGACAGCCTCCCGTTGATAATCCCGTAGCCTGAATTCGGAGCTGCTCTCTTCGCCATTTCCCCCTAAAGATCCCCGCCAGGCTAACTTCAGCTTCTGCCCGTCCCGGTAACCGGCATAATCAAGAACAGGATAACCCAGCCTGGTCAACTCCTGCTTCAACAGGCCCCGGTTCATCTTCGGACAATGGCTATGCAGCTCCCCGGCCCGGCGCAGGCCCAGCTCCTTCAGTTCCTGAGAGTCATCCAGTTCATCCAGCATACTCACCCGGTCAGCGGTTAACCTAACAAGCTGTGAATCACTCTCATCCGCATGCAGGTGCAAGCTTCCGTAACGGGACATCAGCAGTTCCATCTCCCCCTCCACTTCGGAAGGAATGCCCCACCTGGACAGCCTGCGGAGTCCTTCAATGACCTCTGCCGCTGTCTGTCCCCCGGCTGCGGCGTTCCATAGGGACAACGGCGTGAGCCGGTAAGTGTGATAGGCTGGAGGACTTTTGACAAGCTCAGCAAATCCGCTCAGAACCGCCCGCGCCTCCTCAAATCCCGGATGTCCGCAGTCCAGCAGAATCGTCCGGTCATTCCGTATGATACATGGCCCCGCCCCTGCTCCGCTCATCCTGTTCCCTCCTTGTGTGTGATAGTGGTTCAAGCTGTTAATGTTACTTAATGGCTCACCAGCGCCCGCATCTCTCCCTACAACGAAAAAGCCCACCTCCGCCTAACGGATATGAGCCATTCGTCATTCTATTAATGCAGCTGCTGGCGCTGCGAGATTTCATGGAGCGCCTCAGCAGCCTCATCTGCGAACATTCTCTTGTCTGCCAAATCACCTAAGGAGACTACTCCGGTCAGCTTCTTGCCCTGCATCACCGGAATGCGCCGGATCTGCGCCGATGCCATCAGCTCTGCCGCTTCCTCCACGGAGGCGGACTCCTGAACGGAGAGGACCTCCCGGCTCATGACTGTCTCCACGGCGGTTGAGCCGGGATGCTTGGCCGCGTACCCGCGGATGACCAGATCGCGGTCCGTAATCACACCAATCAGCGTTGCCCCGTCAGCCGGATCTACCACAGGAATGAAGCCTGTCCCGCTATCTCTCATAGCGACGGCAACCTCATAGATATTGTCCAGCAGAGTAACCGACACCGGCTGCGCGGTCATCACTTCTTTGACTGTCTTCAGAATGAACCCTCCTGTCCACGTTACCATGGCATTTGAGAGTAGTTTTTCCTGGAGCGGTAACATTTATACGGATAATGGCTCATTCAGGCAGGAGTCGGCCATAGCGATCAGCAGCTTCGCGCCATTGAGCATGGCATCCTCATCGAAATCAAATTTGCTGTGATGATGCGGATAGACGGCATCCTTGGCCGCATTGCCCGCACCGACAAAGATGAAACAGCCGGGAATCTCCTGAACATAATAGGAAAAGTCCTCCGCCGGCATAATCTTTTCCATCAGCATCACATCGGCATCTGTACCCAGCGCCTTAGGGGCAACACGGGCGAAGCGTTCATACTCCGTATCGTCATTCACCAGCGGCGGGTACCCCATCAGATAGTCCACCTTCGCCTCGGTACCATAGGCTGCGGCTACGGACGCAGCCATCTCTTCAATGCGGCGGCGGATCAGATGACGCGTCTCTTCATCGAATGCCCGCACTGTCCCCGTAATCCGGCAGCGCTCGGCGATGATATTCTGGGCCGAGCCGCCTTGAATCGTTCCCACGCTGACTACGGCCGGACGCAGCGGATCAACGTTGCGGCTGACAATCGTCTGCAGCCCGGTGACCAGTGCCGCACCTGCCACAATACTGTCTGCTGTGCGGTGGGGCATGCCGCCGTGTCCGCCCCGGCCGGTCAGATCAATGAAGAACTCATCGGCCGAAGCCATCAGCGGCCCCGGCGCACTGCCTACCGTCCCTAGCGGGAACGGCGTCCACAGATGCAGCCCGTAGACGGCATCCGCACCCGCAAGCACGCCTTCCGCAATCATGCCCACTGCACCGCCGGGACAGACCTCTTCCGCCGGCTGGAAGAGAAAGCGGATCTCCCCCTTCAGCTCTTCCCTACGGGAGCTGTAATACGCTGCCGCAGCCAGCAGCATGGCAGTATGCCCGTCATGTCCGCAGGCATGCATGACACCGGGATGCTGTGAAGCATATTCCCGGCCGCTCTCCTCCGTAATATTCAGCGCGTCCATATCGGCACGCAGGACTACCGTTTTCCCGGGCTCCCGGCCCTTTAGTATACCTGTCAATCCGTAGCCTGCTGCACTCCGCAGGACCTCAATCCCCAGCTCCGTGAGCCTTGCTTCAACATAAGCGGAGGTCTCCTTCTCCTGATAGGACAGCTCCGGATGACGGTGCAGATGGCGGCGCCATTTGACCATTTCCGGGAACAGCTCCTCGATCTCTAACCTCTCCATAACTCTCCATTCCCTTCTCTGGCAGCATCCTGCGGATTAACCATCAGGACAAGCCCGTAAGCTCTGCCCGCTCCGCAGCCTGCCAACTTTCTTTTATTGTAGCAGAAACACAAAAAAGTGGGTATCGATCAGCCCGTTCTACCTTGCACAACCCCGGGAAACAGACTATCATGAGGAAGAACAATAACAAATTTTAATTACAAATGAATCATTATACTTCATTAAGGGGAGTTGTGCGCTATGATATTTGAGAACACGGGTCTCGAAGGATTAAAGAGCGACCTTCTTTATCTCGACGAAAGTGCATCCAAGGCAGGATTCATCAGATGGCAATGGGAATACTACCGCGCGACTTATGACTGCAAGATAGAAGACCGCAAGGACGGCGGAGAATACTTCCTGCGCATCAATACCCGTGCTGTGGAGGGGAAGCTGGAGAAGGCGGACGCGGTGCTGGCGATTGAAGCCGTCTATCTGGGCAAGGCCACATTCCCCCACGGACTGGAATACGAATCTCCGGTGCCTCAGCCGGTGCTTGAGGTAGCCCGGAAGCATATCCATGAATTGAAAGCGCTGCTGGAAGCTTGAGTACTGCGAAGGGAAAGACGGCCTCCAAGGCCAGCCCGCCCAAAAGAGGAACGCCCGATTTCCAGTTACTCATTCTCACCCTGCTGTTCGTAGGCTTCGGCCTGCTTATGGTATTCAGCTCCAGCTCCAGCCTGACACTGGCCAACAAGCTGTTCAGCAATAACGCATTCTTTTTCGTCAAACGCCAATTTGTCTGGGCCGTGCTGGGTACCTTCATCATGTTCGTTGTCATGAATATCCACTACAGCAAATTCAAGAAATGGTACGCGCCGATCTTCGTGATCACCCTCGTCCTGCTGCTGTTCGTCGCCACCACAGAGGGGATTAACGGCGCAAAGAGCTGGATGAGCATCGGCACCTTTGGGATTCAGCCTACCGAGCTGGCCAAACTCTCCATAATCCTCTATCTGGCTGCCCTGATCACCAAAAAAGGCGAGCGGCTGCGCGATTTGCGGACAGGATATATCCCGGTCATGATCATTGTCGGCATCGTAGCCGGACTGATTATGCTCCAGCCGGATCTCGGCTCCTGTATGATTCTTGTCGCTACCAGCGGACTGATCGTCTATGCCGGCGGTGCCAGCATGAAGCACATTATGGGCTCAATCGGCTTGCTGATTCTGGGTGTAGCGCTCGTCTGGGGGGCCAAGACCGCCATCGACTCCCTGTCTCCGCACACCGAGAAGGCTGAGATCAAGCAGGATTACCGTCAGGGCCGGATTGAAGCCTTCCTTGACCCGGAGAAAGATCCCTCGGGCAACGGCTATCAGATCATGCAATCCCTGATCGCCCTGGGCGAAGGCGGAACACAAGGCTCCGGGTTCGGTAAAAGTATCCAGAAGCTTCACTACCTGCCTTATCCGTATACAGACTTTATATTTTCCGTCATCGGTGAGGAGCTGGGCTTCGTGGGAACAGCGTTGTTCCTTCTGCTGTACCTGTATTTCATCTGGAGGGGCATCCTGATCTCCCTGCGGTGTACAGATCCGTTCGGCACCCTGGTCGGCGTCGGCATTATGGGTCTGATTGCCATTCAGGCCTTCATCAACATCGGCGGTGTCACGAAAACGATCCCGATGACCGGGGTCACCCTGCCCTTCATCAGCTACGGCGGCTCCTCCCTGCTCGTCACCATGCTCTGTATGGGGATTATGCTCAGCATCTCACGGGAAACCAACCGGCCGGCCAAGGAGGAAGTCGTGAAGTCTGTGACTACAGTCAGACAGGTGCGCAACAGCAGAAGTGCAGGCACACGCGCACGCTAAGAGGCTACCTACATACAGATGAGGGTTGAGCCAAGTAGAAAGGCAGTCCGGAATATATCCGGACTGCCTTTTGCATGGATGCCTAATATAATTGTGCTTAAGAAATCTCGTCGTTCTTGAACGCTACGCCTTCGACCTTAACGTTGACCTCTACGATGTGAAGTCCAGTCATACTCTCCACAGCCTCGCGGACATTCTGCTGAAGCATGCGGCACACTTCATGAATCGGAGTTTCGTACAGTACGATGATGCGCAGATCTACTGCGGCTTCCAGTTGGCCCACTTCGACAGTAACACCCTTCTGCACGTTCTTGCCGCTCAGGCGCTTTGCCCAGCCCTCTGACAAACCGCCAGACATGGCTGCAATTCCGGGAGTCTCAAGCGCGGCCAGGCCGGCAATTTTTGAGACAACGTCATTCGATATCCGTATATTACCCAATTCCAGTTGAAGCTGTTCTGCCATGCCATATCCCCCCTACTCTCATTATCAATTATTGTAATTCCAAAGCAGGCTAAAAAGCAAATGACTTTCTCTCACCCCCGTTTACAGCCAGGAACAATTTGGGTATATTGATTATGAATTCAACCTACATATAGAGACTGGAGAGTGCTTAACCTTGAAAAAATGGATCTCACCGGCGCTGCTGGTCATCAGCTTTATCCTCAGCGCCATAGGGCATTACGCGAATTGGGATCATACCCTTCAGTTCGTATTATCCGCCGTTTCGGTCATCTTCGTGGCCGGCTTCCTCGGCCGGGCCACCGAGAGTGTAGCTCACTACGCCGGGCAGCGGCTTGGAGGGTTCCTAAACGCAACCTTCGGCAATGCGGCCGAGCTGATCATCGCCTTCTTCCTGGTCAAGGAAGGACTGTTTGACATGGTCAAAGCGAGTCTGACCGGCTCCATTATCGGTAACCTGCTGCTCGTCCTCGGATTAAGTATATTTGCCGGGGGCATGAAGTTCAAGGTTCAGAACTTCAATGTCACACTCGCCGGTCTGAACGGCTCGCTGATGATCGTTGCGGTCATCGCCTTGTTCGTCCCGGCCATGTTCTTCAACACGCATTCCATCACCGAGAAAGACACCAATGTACTTAGTCTTGTCGTCGCCGGCCTGCTGATTGCCGCCTACCTCGCCTGGCTGGTCTTCTCCATGATCACACACAAGAAGTATCTGGCAGATGTTACGGACGATACGGCGGAAGAGCTGCCGAATGAGCATGCTCCAGTCTGGTCCCGGAACCGTTCAATCCTCTATCTCGTCCTTGCCACCGTGATGGTCGCCTTCGTCAGTGAATGGCTGGTCGGAACGCTGGAGACGCTCACCGAGCGCTTCGGCTTCAGCGAGCTGTTCGTCGGTGCATTCCTCGTAGCGATTATCGGTAACGCCGCTGAACACAGCGCAGCCATTATGCTCGCCATGAAGAACAAGATCGGAGCCGCAGTCGAGATTGCCGTAGGCAGCAGTCTGCAGATTGCCCTGTTCGTCGCTCCGGTGCTGATCTTCGCCAGTTATTTCATGGGCAACACCATGTCGATTGTGTTCACCACAATTGAGATTGTAGCCATTGCCGTATCGGTGTTCATCGCCAAATCCATTATTCAGGACGGCGCAACCAACTGGTATGAGGGTCTCCTGCTGCTGGCGGTCTACTTGATTCTCGGCGTATCGTTCTATCTGGTCTGAAGTCCTTCTGAGGTCCTATAGCTCCATTAAAAAAAACGCACATGATCGACCCCCGGGTCCTTCATGTGCGTTTTGTTGAAAATATAAGAATTAAACGGAACCGTCCTTAACAAGGACGGCAAAGCCGTTTCCACTTGATGACCGGGACTTACATCTCCCGCTCCTCAGCCTTCTTGTTCAGTGCCTCATACAGCACAGCCAAATTGCGTTCCAGCTTGCTCAGCACCTGCTTGCCTGTAAGCTCCGGCACCAGCCCCGCTCTGACCGCAAAATCGACCTCTCTGGAGAAGCCGTACATCTGGGTATCCAGCACTTCCTCATAGAGAGGGCAGTAACGGGTTGCCAAATTCTCCATCTGTACTTCAATGAGCTTCTGAATTTTATCGGCATCTTCTTGAAGAAGATTGATTGCTTTGATATTGAGCTGTTCCTGCAAATCCGATGAAGTCATGCATTTTCCCCCCCATGTCCAAAAGTTACAGCAGCGATTGCTTATTATTCTTAATATTAGTCGAAATTAGGACCTAATACAAGATTTCAGTTTGGGTTATTGCTGAAGTCCCTGCAAAATCACCCCGCTGCACAGCAAAGACGCCCAGCCGCAAGGCCGGACGTCTGAGAAGAAACTGGAATTACTCTGCTACTACTGTAAAATTCAAATTGTGTTTGGCAAAAACTTCGCTCATGGCTTTCTTAGCTTCCTCGGCATCTGTACCATGTACATGCAGCTCGTAGCTTTGGCTGGATACCAGAGTAGTGAACAAGCCCAGGATGCTCTTAACATCAATGTACTTGTTGTCCGCTTGAAGAACGATAGATGAATTAAATTGGCTTGCTGTCTGTGCAATATCCACGATTGCCGCATTGTTGGACATAGGAATCCCTCCGCAACTTGATTATAAACTTATGTTCACTTGTTACCAATTCCATGATACATTGAATCCGCTTACTCACGCAAGGTGTTTCTTGGAAACAGGCATTACGTGCTTTTGGAATCACCGCTTTTGTACTATTTTATTTCAGGTTCTCCGGATTCAGACCTTCCAGCTCCGGCACCACAAAAATTCCATCCTTACGGATCAGCACATCGTCGAAGTAAATTTCGCCGCCGCCGTAATCAGGACGCTGAATCAGCACGAGGTCCCAGTGAATGGACGAACGGTTGCCGTTGTCCGTCACATCATAAGCCTGGCCCGGTGTGAAGTGCAGACTGCCGGCAA
The sequence above is a segment of the Paenibacillus sp. FSL R7-0204 genome. Coding sequences within it:
- a CDS encoding helicase-associated domain-containing protein, with the translated sequence MELEPADDISRLSSDACEVLLRIAAEHAASPCTADSVERLRPELLCRAEQMLALKELLHTGMLELRQKVWGERLYQIPQQQYPLILRSFWADCPQEQVEGAVQVKHAACSELAGEIFQGLLFIAQEGLPLTSKGVIHKKQLSRLAGRLSIPEEYLALLESSAGHQSYPLPVTLIIDLLSVLGLITRDNSGYVVDRPMLQRWLALTAQEMTDTLYTLIISRYGAPLPEEQHFRHLLSVTEFWPDKWFAVAPVLSWMRQNGLAGEQLVPETAGSDSDSDSELKQAAHAWICLLAAFGWCELGFSAEGEACFRWKAVKPKLTECSLGTTLQHQEGGEEADSVPETASSNPTMSANSQGILDSAAEAQDTVLSPQSPVAAEAARSSLPQALASASPGFIVQPDFEVLVPPEVSYTVRWTLAGCAELIHHEDLWSFRLTRERLEAAADQGFAPGEVISWLNAHAAGGLPEQALLALRQWARAIGRTELAEVLLLSCAGEQESEIIAAHPRLQDIVTRIGPLHFIVRPEAAGQLRKELAAAGLAPSVRARELNGPAPYPQLFELSGSGQRYVLPAAAGERGLLGTGPSPKLLPLDSSGPPMLELPGEEAVPQMWFNQWRQYHVTTAQKVMEQALSWGIKVRLSYGGKAADFIPERINGRPWKVRGILLLPGTETAEEIELAAEDWQEIQLLHPLRYRNSSSAEAGGYVMIR
- a CDS encoding YugN family protein: MIFENTGLEGLKSDLLYLDESASKAGFIRWQWEYYRATYDCKIEDRKDGGEYFLRINTRAVEGKLEKADAVLAIEAVYLGKATFPHGLEYESPVPQPVLEVARKHIHELKALLEA
- a CDS encoding Asp23/Gls24 family envelope stress response protein; translation: MAEQLQLELGNIRISNDVVSKIAGLAALETPGIAAMSGGLSEGWAKRLSGKNVQKGVTVEVGQLEAAVDLRIIVLYETPIHEVCRMLQQNVREAVESMTGLHIVEVNVKVEGVAFKNDEIS
- a CDS encoding YlaN family protein, with product MTSSDLQEQLNIKAINLLQEDADKIQKLIEVQMENLATRYCPLYEEVLDTQMYGFSREVDFAVRAGLVPELTGKQVLSKLERNLAVLYEALNKKAEEREM
- a CDS encoding HPr family phosphocarrier protein — encoded protein: MSNNAAIVDIAQTASQFNSSIVLQADNKYIDVKSILGLFTTLVSSQSYELHVHGTDAEEAKKAMSEVFAKHNLNFTVVAE
- the cax gene encoding calcium/proton exchanger, translated to MKKWISPALLVISFILSAIGHYANWDHTLQFVLSAVSVIFVAGFLGRATESVAHYAGQRLGGFLNATFGNAAELIIAFFLVKEGLFDMVKASLTGSIIGNLLLVLGLSIFAGGMKFKVQNFNVTLAGLNGSLMIVAVIALFVPAMFFNTHSITEKDTNVLSLVVAGLLIAAYLAWLVFSMITHKKYLADVTDDTAEELPNEHAPVWSRNRSILYLVLATVMVAFVSEWLVGTLETLTERFGFSELFVGAFLVAIIGNAAEHSAAIMLAMKNKIGAAVEIAVGSSLQIALFVAPVLIFASYFMGNTMSIVFTTIEIVAIAVSVFIAKSIIQDGATNWYEGLLLLAVYLILGVSFYLV
- a CDS encoding DNA repair helicase XPB yields the protein MSGAGAGPCIIRNDRTILLDCGHPGFEEARAVLSGFAELVKSPPAYHTYRLTPLSLWNAAAGGQTAAEVIEGLRRLSRWGIPSEVEGEMELLMSRYGSLHLHADESDSQLVRLTADRVSMLDELDDSQELKELGLRRAGELHSHCPKMNRGLLKQELTRLGYPVLDYAGYRDGQKLKLAWRGSLGGNGEESSSEFRLRDYQREAVRQFQGTGGHGGSGVVVLPCGAGKTVVGLAVLEQLQCETLILTSSTTSVEQWRGELLLRTTLSEDEVGEYTGEHREVRPVTVATYQMLTHRRSKGGAFVHMNLFHERNWGLIIYDEVHLLPAPVFRATADIQATRRLGLTATLVREDGREGDVFSLIGPRCYDLPWKVLERQGWIAAVDCIEVIVPMNQKLRQQYMYAGAKEQFRLAAGNQAKAQAAAQIAAAHPAAAILVIGQYLDQLEQLAEALAAPLITGKTPQKERNALYAAFNEGKLPVLIVSKVANFAVNLPDASVAIEVSGAFGSRQEEAQRLGRILRPKPGDNRAYFYTLVTGDSREQDFALRRRMFLTEQGYEYGVRMLDPAEGAVL
- the ftsW gene encoding putative lipid II flippase FtsW — its product is MSTAKGKTASKASPPKRGTPDFQLLILTLLFVGFGLLMVFSSSSSLTLANKLFSNNAFFFVKRQFVWAVLGTFIMFVVMNIHYSKFKKWYAPIFVITLVLLLFVATTEGINGAKSWMSIGTFGIQPTELAKLSIILYLAALITKKGERLRDLRTGYIPVMIIVGIVAGLIMLQPDLGSCMILVATSGLIVYAGGASMKHIMGSIGLLILGVALVWGAKTAIDSLSPHTEKAEIKQDYRQGRIEAFLDPEKDPSGNGYQIMQSLIALGEGGTQGSGFGKSIQKLHYLPYPYTDFIFSVIGEELGFVGTALFLLLYLYFIWRGILISLRCTDPFGTLVGVGIMGLIAIQAFINIGGVTKTIPMTGVTLPFISYGGSSLLVTMLCMGIMLSISRETNRPAKEEVVKSVTTVRQVRNSRSAGTRAR
- a CDS encoding amidohydrolase encodes the protein MERLEIEELFPEMVKWRRHLHRHPELSYQEKETSAYVEARLTELGIEVLRSAAGYGLTGILKGREPGKTVVLRADMDALNITEESGREYASQHPGVMHACGHDGHTAMLLAAAAYYSSRREELKGEIRFLFQPAEEVCPGGAVGMIAEGVLAGADAVYGLHLWTPFPLGTVGSAPGPLMASADEFFIDLTGRGGHGGMPHRTADSIVAGAALVTGLQTIVSRNVDPLRPAVVSVGTIQGGSAQNIIAERCRITGTVRAFDEETRHLIRRRIEEMAASVAAAYGTEAKVDYLMGYPPLVNDDTEYERFARVAPKALGTDADVMLMEKIMPAEDFSYYVQEIPGCFIFVGAGNAAKDAVYPHHHSKFDFDEDAMLNGAKLLIAMADSCLNEPLSV
- a CDS encoding CBS domain-containing protein codes for the protein MKTVKEVMTAQPVSVTLLDNIYEVAVAMRDSGTGFIPVVDPADGATLIGVITDRDLVIRGYAAKHPGSTAVETVMSREVLSVQESASVEEAAELMASAQIRRIPVMQGKKLTGVVSLGDLADKRMFADEAAEALHEISQRQQLH